One part of the Solanum dulcamara chromosome 3, daSolDulc1.2, whole genome shotgun sequence genome encodes these proteins:
- the LOC129883677 gene encoding uncharacterized protein LOC129883677 yields MVNTRYNDVRPVTPVLPKEEPVIRGHGRGRGRRGRGIERAASSKNEFEGEVEVREEQKRIEQGEGTHTEATSIPPLDPILAQQIMAFMSGIADISVTPTMTATLAPIDHPFVAADQPTNEVVGTDAFFRPLMSSVITSTEHNMLTKFLNIKHPVFHGTKNEDVYEFILNCYKRLHKLGIVYQHGVEFVTFQLEREAKQWRRAYVECHSPVYATLLVTTEEERIRLFVKGLGPELQHPSRPEHSPADGGNDGRVHPQSGPGGSLRGRGAGAIVVQVREQSSKAERWPIRMTVLSFMHFQARPRQRHLMRLSWARKMVRRGCLADFAHIRNVEVESPSIESIPVMCEFSEVFPLDLLGMPLDRDIDFYIDLEMVTHPISIPLPYGSGRVERA; encoded by the exons ATGGTTAACACACGTTACAATGATGTTAGACCTGTAACTCCAGTTTTGCCCAAAGAAGAGCCAGTCATTCGAGGGCATGGCAGAGGGAGAGGTAGGCGAGGCAGGGGCATAGAGAGGGCAGCATCTTCCAAA aatgagtttgagggagaggTAGAAGTTAGAGAGGAACAGAAGCGGATAGAACAAGGGGAGGGTACCCACACTGAGGCTACTAGTATCCCCCCTCTAGATCCAATCTTAGCTCAGCAGATCATGGCATTCATGAGTGGGATAGCTGACATTAGTGTCACCCCCACCATGACCGCAACACTAGCTCCTATTGACCATCCGTTTGTTGCTGCAGATCAACCAACAAATGAAGTGGTAGGTACAGATGCATTCTTCAGGCCACTAATGAGTTCTGTGATAACTAGTACTGAGCATAACATGCTCACCAAATTCCTTAATATCAAACATCCCGTTTTCCATGGTACCAAAAATGAGGATGTCTATGAGTTTATTCTTAATTGCTATAAGAGGCTACACAAGCTGGGAATAGTGTATCAACATGGAGTGGAGTTTGTAACTTTCCAGCTGGAAAGAGAGGCCAAGCAATGGCGGAGGGCCTATGTAGAGTGTCATTCACCTGT GTACGCTACTCTACTGGTCACTACTGAGGAGGAGAGGATCAGGTTGTTTGTGAAGGGGTTGGGCCCCGAATTGCAG CACCCCAGCAGACCAGAGCATAGTCCAGCAGATGGAGGGAACGATGGCAGAGTACACCCACAAAGTGGGCCAGGAGGAAGTCTGAGAGGCCGTGGTGCCGGAGCAATAGTAGTACAGGTAAGGGAGCAGTCTAGCAAAGCAGAGAGATGGCCCATCAGGATGACCGTTctcagttttatgcattttcaggCAAGACCAAGGCAGAGGCATCTGATGCGGTTATCATGG GCAAGGAAAATGGTGAGGCGGGGTTGTTTGGCCGATTTTGCCCATATTCGAAATGTGGAGGTAGAgtctccttctattgagtctattccagTAATGTGTGAATTTTCAGAAGTTTTCCCTTTAGACTTGCTTGGTATGCCTCTTGACCGAGACATAGACTTCTACATTGATTTAGAGATGGTTACTCATCCAATTTCCATTCCTCTACCGTATGGCTCTggcagagttgagagagcttaa